ACTGAGGATGAGTGGATAAACATCGCTCATGAAAGTGATGAAATAGGGTACTGTCTTACAGGTCCAGCAGCGGTATGGAAGCCTAAAAGACATGATATAGAATCGAAAGCTTTTGGAGAAGGATATATTAAGCTAGAAACCGGTGTTCTATCTCTAAATCAGATGGAGCTCATGCTAAACCATTTACCAGTTGATATTACGTTCATCGACCACAATGATATTGTACGGTATTTTTCACACGGAAAGGAAAGAGTCTTTGCAAGAACGAAGGCAATAATAGGACGCACGGTTCAAAATTGCCATCCACCAAAAAGTGCGCATATAGTAGAAGCTATACTGGAAGATTTCAAGTCAGGGAAAAAGGATTGCGAGGATTTTTGGATCAAGTTTAAGGATAAATACGTATATATTCGCTACTTTGCGGTTCGAGATGAGCAAAATGAATACATGGGTACTCTGGAATTTACGCAAAATATCGATCCTATCCAAGCAATTGAAGGGGAAAAAAGAATATTGTCGTGATAGTTCCTACAAAATATAGAGAGTTACAAAGAAAGTCATCGAAGGTCTCTGGAGAAAGTGTTACGAATTTTATTTATAACAAAGAGTTGAGAACCGGTTGGGGTATGTTCGATGATTAGACAATTAAATGGAAGCTTCTCATTAGTTAACAAAACTTTTGGGAAGCTTCTTTTTTTATTTCTCCAATCCATGAAGGTAGATGGTACGTAACGTGATCGTGTGTCTATATGATCCATCATACTTTATAAAAAATACATTTACCTTTGTATAGCAATGATATGTAGTTTTTTAACAGGTGTGTTTACTATCGGTTTCTAAGCCAATCTGGTCATTAACAATAGTGATTATGTCCAGCTTGAACTTACTAAGATTACCTTTTCTTTTTTAGATGAATGTAAAAAAATATAGACACCGGTTTACAAAAAAATTATACTGTGGTAAATTTAAAACATTAAAAATGTTAAATAAAAATTTAACAAAATTAATAAAGGGAAGTGACATGCTAACTCAATGAGGAATAGGTGGAGGTTTGTTCCGGAAGATTGAGAGACATCACCCATATTTTGCGCAAGTTCGTGGGGGAGATATAACCAATCTAGCTCTCACATGAGTTAGGAAGATATAGATTGTAAGAGTGCAAACAAAAACAAAACATATTTATCGTAATCTCAACCATAAGCAATTAAATGGGTTTAAGTAAATGTATTTAAAAAACTATTAAACTATTAACTTGTTTCAATAATTGAAAGAGAATTGATCCATTCACTTCTCAACATCCAAGGAGGTACTTAAGATGACAGAAAAATATGATGTAGTTATTATAGGTGGCGGTAGTGCGGGCTCTGTTCTCGGCAACCGTTTAAGTGAAGATGGAACACGTAATGTTCTTGTGTTAGAGGCGGGGCGTAAAGATTTCTCATGGGACCTGTTGATCCAAATGCCAGCAGCTTTGCCGTTTCCAGCGGGGAAATCGTTATATGACTGGAAATACGCATCTGAGCCTGAACCTCATATGGGGGGACGACGTGTCAAGCATGCACGAGGAAAGGTGCTCGGCGGTTCAAGTTCTATCAACGGAATGATTTATCAACGTGGTAACCCAATGGATTATGAACGTTGGGGAGCCGACAACGGTATGGAAACATGGGATTTTGCACATTGTCTCCCGTATTTCAAACGATTAGAAACTGCTTTAGGTTCGGATCGAGACGATGAATGGCGCGGTCATGATGGTCCTCTTAAATTAGAGCGTGGACCAGCAAAGAATCCTTTATTCCAAGCCTTCTTTAACGCAGCTGTTGAGGCAGGACACTCACGAACTCCTGATGTGAATGGTTTCCGCCAGGAGGGCTTCGGTCCGTTCGATAAACATGTGTACAAAGGTAGACGATTGTCAGCTTCACGTGCATATTTGCATCCGGCTATGAAGCGTAAGAACCTCACTGTGAAAACTCGTGCTTTTGTTGCAAGTATCGATTTCGAAGGTACGAAAGCAAAAGGTGTGACCTATCAACGAAATGGGAAGATGCATCAAGTTATTGCAGATGAAGTGATTCTTTCTGGTGGTGCAATCAATACGCCGCAACTACTTCAATTGTCAGGTGTAGGTGATGCAGAGCACTTGCGCTCACTTGGTATTAAACCAGTTGTTGATCTTCCTGGTGTAGGTGAAAACCTTCAAGATCACCTTGAAACCTATATCCAATTCGCTTGTCCACAACCGGTTTCTCAGCAGCCTAACATAAATAAAGCACGTATGCCTTGGATTGGGTTGCAGTGGTTACTCGGACGCAAAGGACCAGCAGCAACCAACCATTTTGAAGGCGGAGGTTTTGTTCGTTCTAACGAGGACGTTAAATATCCAAATTTAATGTTCCACTTCCTTCCATTAGCGGTTCGTTACGATGGTCAAAAAGCAGACACGAAACACGGATTCCAGGTACACGTTGGACCGATGTACTCTGATGCTCGAGGCTCATTGAAGATTCGATCGAAAAATCCTAAAGAGCATCCGAGCATGGTTTACAACTATCTTTCAACCGAACAGGATCGACGTGAATGGATTGAAGCGGTACGAATTACAAGAGAGATTATGTCCCAGCCAGCTATGGCACCTTACAATTCAGGAGAAATTTCACCTGGCCCTTCTGTTCAAACAGATGAGGAGATTTTGGAGTGGGTAGCAAAAGATGCCGAGACTGCGCTTCACCCGTCATGTACGGCAAAAATGGGACCTGCTTCAGATCGAATGGCTGTTGTAGATCCAGAAACGATGAAGGTACATGGTCTTGACAATGTACGAGTGGTCGATGCGTCTGCTATGCCTTATGTCACGAACGGAAATATCCATGCACCGGTATTGATGTTGGCAGAAAAGGCAGCTGACTTAATCCTTGAACGTAAACCATTGGAGCCTATCCATGCCGACTTCTACCGCCATGGCGTACATCCAGCTGACGCAGGTACAGTAAAAAGTTAATTAAAAAAACTATTATATGAAGGTCTCTTTCAACATGTATTTGATTGGAAGAGTGCCTTCTTTTTTTGCACGTTAAGAATTTATAAAATTTTAGCGAAGAAGTAGATCGACGTAGAGAAAATTTTCAAGAACTAAGTATAAGTTCACCGGCTAAAAACGCGATGTCCTATCGCAACACCGGTGCTAGCACGTCCTGTGCGTTGGCTCCTGCGGTTACTCGTCGCAGCTCGAAGCTTAATCAAGAAGTAAAGCTCGTCGCAACTAACGCCTCTGTCTTCGCCCAAGGCTCGCCAATCGGCGAGTTTTCTTTACTAAAAATCGTTCCATCTTACCCTAAAGGTATAATTTTCACATATATTTTCATCAAAAAAACAAGTGGAAAAGGAAGTATTGCCTTGAGAAGAAAGTTCAGTCTTAACAAAAAGGCTGAATTTTTTACTAATTTAATAACGTTCCTGTCCCCAGTACGATAAGCCTTCAACGTGTTCGGGGGGCAGGTGCGTTATTGCTGTTCGATCAGTTCATTTAATTCAAACATATAAACGTCTTCAAACTTTTTATGTAGCACCCCGTAAAAATAGGCGATCGGACGACGAATGTTTTTCTTTTTCATGGCACGAACAGTTTGTTTAAAGGCTTTGATAGCGTTGTCGATCATGAGGTTTTGATCGGTTTCGTAGCTATTTTTATACGCACAAATACGTACCATTCGCCAGTAACTTTCAATCGTGTCAGCACAGTCGAAGAAATTTTTAACGAGCTTTCGAAAAGTGGAAGGGACATCGTCACTTGTATACGAGTGGTCCAACGACTCCTTACGTTTATTTATGAATTTATTCGTTTTATACTCTTTAGTTTTTATTAGGTGGTTCATTTTTTGCTGGTATGGTGGTTCATTTGTATGTAAGCGACGTTCAGGGACATAGGACTGAGCTTGTCCAGATTGACTTTTTCGAGAAGGTGAACCACCATCATCGGAGTATGGTTGGAACACATATAAGTTACTTGACTGGCCGCCATTATTTCGTTTCATCGTGTATGTCGTGATCATACCAATTTTCTTCGCTTTCGAGATCATCCTCTTAAATGTAGACCGTGAAATACCATTGCCATTATATTCTTCATGAATGACTTTAAGGATCGTCGCGATCTTCACATTTGAAACACCGACAACTTTCACACTATAACGAGTCAAAAAAGTAAGAGCTAATTTTTCCCCCTTTGTAAAATAGTCGTGATATTGATCCAACCATTGATGAATCGCTTCATTAAAGGATGCTACATCCTCAAACTTTGAATACTCCGCAAAAATTGTTACTTGTCCATTTTCCATCACATTGATCTCCCCCTTTATAAGAATAGATACATTCAAACTCCAAAAAAGGGGAGGGTGATTTTTAAAATTTTAATAACGATTCCTATCCCCCAGTACGAGAAGGTTTTGACGTACTGGGGTCAGATGCCTATTAAAGTCTTCTGCAAACGGTTCATGTACGTAGTAGACTTTTAATGCGCAACAAAGATAAAGCCTTACTACTAGAAGAGGTGCTGGTAGTAAGGCTTTTTGCACTAATAAGAAGCCATCGTTTCATAACTTCGTTTCTTTCGCGGGCAGCCCACTACTAGGCGTATCTGAAAATTAGTTGATTGTGCAAGCAAGTGTATTTTTTGTTAATATCTACTAATGATATAATGATATAATGAATTATTAAATTAGAATTATTTGGAGGAACTATGCTTACATTTGATCAAAAACTTGCAATTATCGAGTCTTTCCCAGAATTAGAACGCCGCGATGTATCGCTAAATCGTGTTAATTTTCATTATGTGGGAGGCGACAGTGATAAAAAAAATGTCGTATACCATTTGCATCCAAACGGAAATGGGTTTGTTTATGCTGCAACACTTAAAGTGCCGAAGAAAGATCCTAAAGGGATGGTTAATATCCGTGATTTTTCAGAAGAAGAATTACGTTCGATCATTGAACGCTCAATTGACTCTCTGCAATCAAACGCAGTTAGTGAAGTAGAGGAAACTCTTCAAAATATTGATGAAATATGGATGGACAAAGAAGGGCATAAGCTTACTATCATTATTGAAGATGACATGTGGAACGTCTATGCAGGTGAACAACTAGACGGAACGTTTCCATCGTATAATGAAGCGAAGCAATATTTACTTGAAGAAGGATTTAAGCCGAAGCGAAAGTTTGATAAAAAATGAATTAATATTATTAACAAGGAAGAGATGGCCAGCAATGTGACCATCTCTTCCGTCCTTACTCATTCTTTCGTGTAAGGATTTTTTATTTGTAATAAATCACTTTTACGAGCACAATAGCTGAATAAGATTTACGCTTTTTCCCAATCAAAGAGTAGACTAGATACTGCGCAATAAACAACGATTCTAATCAAGTATTTTAGTTCTAAGGTACCTTATAAATTTTATTAATTTTTAATAAAAGCAGATGATTTAGCAACCGATTTTTGTTGGCATTTACATTCAACGACCATTTGCCAACACAATGCTATGAAGTATAATATGAGAAAAGAAAAATTTAGCAAAAGGAAGAACTCGTGTTTAGTATTTAACCCAAGTCACCAGTCCCTTTTATTGTTGTGAAAGATAAAGTTAATTAGTAAGTTGAACTTCTTAACAGGAGGAAAAAGATGAAAATTTATGTGGATGCAGATGCTTGTCCGGTGAAAGATATTATTATTTCTGAAGCAAGGAATTTTGAAATTCCGGTTATCCTTGTTACAAGCCTTTCTCATTTTTCTAATGCAGAACAGCCATCAGGAGTGGAAACCGTTTATGTAGATTCTGGAGCAGATGCTGCAGATTATCGGATTGTGAAGTTAGTGGAAAAAGGAGATATTATCGTGACGCAAGATTATGGTCTTGCGTCGCTAGGTTTAGCAAAAGGAACTATTGTCCTCCACCAAAAAGGATTTAGATATACAAATGATAATATTGACCAATTATTACAAACACGTTATTTAAGTGCAATGGCTAGAAAAGGCGGACAGCGAACAAAGGGACCAAAGCCTTTTACAGCAGAAGACAGGGAGCAATTTAGGCATCTTTTTAAACAGGCTATTTCTCTTGAAAAATAATTAAGGAAAACAAAGAATTGCATACACGCTTTAAAGAGCTGAAGGATGAGCATGATCTTGAAAAAAACAATGCCCTCAAGGCATTGTACCATTCAGAAGTTGCGGATGGAGGAAGGTATCAGGTTGCTTACCAAGCACTTGATCAAGCCAAAAAGTAGACTTTTATATCTTATTTATATTTACTAAAAATTCTATTATAAATGGTTGGAAGGTTATTAGTAGTGACCAAAATATGGTTGCTGCACATTAGACTGATGATACGCATTAAGCATTCCATTTACATTAAACAACAAAATGGTTATATATGTTAAAATTTGGTTAGAGTGTAGTGGGTTTGTGAAGGTTTTCACTTAAACTAATGGGAAGGTTAATAATAGTCTATAGTAGAAAAAGCCGTTCTTATTTTGAACAGCTTTTTCACTTTTGCAAATAGATTGTTAGTGTCCATGACCGTGGTGATGGTCGTGATCAGTATGATCATGGTCTGATGAGTAACCTCTTAACTCATCATACATTTTAATTTGTTCATTAGTTAATACATCAATCATATCGATATGTGCTTTTAAATGAACACTTCTTAATTTACCATCTAAGGTAGAAATTTGATTTGTGATATTATCTACATCGTTTTTTGTAATATCCTTTGATCTAAAGGCATTTTCAAGTTGAAGTTCTAAATTGACGATTTGCTCTCCGATCTTTTGTGCTTCTTCTTTCATCCCATTATAGAGTTCTTCTGTTGTTTCCCTTTGTTCATCGGACAAAGATAGCTCTATAGCTAATTCAAGAGTATGAAGGGGTCCAGGGTAGCTATTCAATTCAGCAGATAGAGCATAGCCAGCTCCTGCACCATTAAGTAATGCTTGAATTCTTCCTTCTGGTAGGGCTTTAATTTCTTGGTTTGTTAGGTCTACGTAAGGACTTGTTTCAGCTTCCATCTTGTTTGAATTTTCTTCTTCCGTTGATGAAAAACATCCTGCTAGAGCAATTGGAATTAACAAGGTTAACAATATTATAGTTCTATTCATATTCTACATTTCTCCTAATCTTTTCTTGGGGGAATCGCTTCGATAAGTAATTCCAGGGCAACAATAACTTCTTTATGCCTATTTTCAGGTATATTAGCCAATATACTATTAAACTTTTCTATACGAGAAGTTTCCAAGCGTTGCGCTATTTTTTGTCCCTTTTCAGTTAATCTCAGTATTTTCATTCGTTGGTCCTTTGGACTTGTTTCACGTTTTAACCAATCTTTTTTCTCCAACTGTTGAACTAAACGACTTACCGTACTTTTCTCTAAATTTAGTATCTGCGTTAAATCGGATTGTGTAACTTCCTCTTTTAACTGAATTTCCATAATTGTATGTGCTTCAGATATTGAAATAGGCTGACCACAAGGAGTTTGGTTAGGATGATGGAGTCCAAGAGAACGGATGATTTCTTTCATCTGATTGTAAAAATCATTTTTAACCAGTACAATCCCCCCTCTACACAACTAGTTGCATAATACAACTAGTTGTGTTTATTGTCAATAAAAGAGAAGTTTATTTAAGAACTTTATAAAGCAGCAGAAAGGAGCATATTGCACTAACGGCGAGCTAATGATAAAAAAAACGAAAAAATAACAGATCTATTTGCTGTACAGTAGAACGATACTGGTAACGGAATATAATATTTTTAAGGCGGTCACTTTAAATGTGATCGTCTTTCGTATCTGACGGTTACTGTGCGACAAATGTCTACATATTTAGGTGCCTTTGAAAAAATGTACTTATGCAAAGGAGTAAAATTTTGGAAAAGATTCCGAATCCTAATTCCATTCTGGGGCATATCTTGAAGGATTGTAGCAGTGTAAAATTGTAGAAACATTAAAACGTGAATAATTAAGGATAATGTTAAATTTAGAGAGATAATAAAAGAAATTTTTTTTAAAAAGGAATGACTAAAAGGAGAAAGAATAGTTGTATTTTGTTTACAAAAATACAACTATTCATTAAGTAGGACAGAACATATTTTAGTCTTGATAAATATGGATAATATGTAATGTCCTTTAATTTATCTACAGAGGAAAAGTCAACATAAGTTATTTCAAGATCCCAGTCCCGATAATTTCAACGTCAACTGTAGTTGAAAAGTTAACCTTTGGATATTCTTCTTTCCAATCGAGCTGCTTCCATACCTTTGGGTGAAAAGCCATTAGTTCTCTACCAATGCCTAGTCCATCACAGTTGGCCTCTTGTAATATTTGAGTGACATGGTTTGCTTTTTCTGTGAATTTTTCTGTAAGCTCCCTAGTTATCTCCTCAACAGCGTCGTCAATTATATCTTCTTTCGGATATTCGACAATATTCACTTTAAGCTTTAAATCGATATCAACTGATACTTTATTATCATTTGTAGTGGTAATGTTCACTTTTGAATTGGAATCGCTAACAGTAAATGATACGATTTGCTGCCGTCCTTCCTCTTCTTCAGGATGAATGACAAACGAAAATCTATTTGTTTCACCAAGTTCATTCTTTAGCAATAATAAAACAGTGGAAGCATCGCCCTCGAGGTCCTTTCCAGTGTATTTTTTTCCATTAAATAAAGCCATTCCTACGATCTTTGTTTGGTTTTCTTCAGTTTTTTTGATTAATGGCAGGTGGAAATCTTCACCAGGATCAAACATGACCGGAAAAATGGACTGGATCGTTTCTCTTGAAACATACGACTTGTCTTCTGCCTCTTGAACTAACCCCAAGACTTCCTCACTAATAAATCTTTCTTGAACCTTATTAAGCCTTAAAATATTCTCGCCACGTCCTTTGGTAACAACAAGTAATGCTCTTATGGAAAACCTAGGATCACGGTATAGAATATCTAATAATGAATAAAGATCAGTTTTTGCTAGCTCTTCACCAAGGATGAATACACGAGCTTTATTAGACGCAAACTGACCAGCAAGTTCTTTTTCTTGTGCTATTCTTGTATCGCGCAATGTATTTCCTTTTGCACTGAGTACAATATTGGCACTTCCATGTTCGGTTCCGCTAATGGTTTCTGGGGTTAATGCACGGATTGCTATTGTCGTTTGCAGGGAGTTGTCTTCATTTAAATCAAAGCTGGCTCCGTAGATAAGCCTTGCATCTTTTAATAAGTGTTGATCCCAGCAACTTGTCAAGACAAAGAGACTGATTAGTGCAACAATTACTAGTTTATACCTCATACGCTCTCCCTCTTGCCTATTTTTTGTTTGAAAAAGACTATACTTAATAAGAACAAAGGGATTCCTCCTACAAAAATGTAGCTTAACGTTGAAATGATTTCTCCAAATTGCTTTGTGAACTCAGGAGTGCTAGGGATTATTAAAGTAAATAGGAACACAAAACCACCAACAATGAAACTGGACTTTTGGTGATCTTGCTGACGAAATAATTTACTTAGACCGATGCTCGACAAGTATATATAGATCCCAATTGAAGTTGTCATTGGTACTATCCAAATCACTAAAAAAATAAGGTCTAATCTTTCAATAAGTTCATAGTCTACCGCTTTGAGCATATATAAAAGAGGCTCGGGTATCACGGCGAGTTGATCAGGACTAAAATAGATATAACTCGAAAACACAAAAAATGTATAAAGTGTTGTCACAGCGATTACGGCCAAAGCAGAGTATTTCACTTTTTGTTTATGACTTGCTTGAACGAATGGATAAACGATCAATAGTAACTCAAATCCTAACATGGCAACAATTGCCTCATGAGAGGCCAACATGATATTTTTGATTCCACTTTGTCCAACAGGAAATATATATTTAACATTAACCTCCATATAAGCGCTAAGGATTAACGCTATTAGAACGATAACTAATAGCGATACAATGACATAAACCCTAGCAATGATTCTTAAATTTTCTTTAACTAAATAAACCGCAACACTGATAAAAACTAAAAAGAGTATCCACTCAGGTGTTAATGGGAGAAGCCATTTTTTAAGTACACCTGTAGATAAGTGGATAACTAAAATATTTACACTAATAAAATAAAGTACATATAAGCAAGAAAATAATTTACCGAAAAACATCCCTGTTATTTTTTGAGAAAAATCGTATAGCGTATCTTGTGGATACTGTTTATTTAACGTCAGTATGATAAATAAAAACAGTAAATTGACTATACCTGCATTTATTATTGATATCCAACCGTCTGTAAATGCGTTTAAATAGAGATCGTGAGCAAGGGATAGTACACCAATCCCAATTTGAGATTGCAGAACTAAAAAGAGTAATTGATTCGTTGAAATTTGTTTATTTGTTTTCACTGTTGTCCCATCCTCTAGCATTTCGCTGTCTTTCTTCTTGATCTGGTTGGGGTGTAGTAGGTCTTTGGTTCATTTTCCATAAAGGGACACGAATAAACGTATCTTTAAAATCCTTTAAGCGTACCGGTGCAAGCGGTGCAAAATAAGGTGATCCAAACGATTCTAACTTGCATAAATGAACCAATAAAACCATAAGTCCAAATACAATCCCAGCTAACCCTAATAAATAAGCAGATAACATTAATGGAAATCCCAATAATCTAACGGATGTTCCCATTTCATGGATGGGTACGACAAAGGAAGCGATGGCCGTCAGGGCGATAATAACTACCATGGTGTTGGAAACTAGGCTGGCCTCGACTACGGCAGTGCCAATGACTAATCCGCCAACTACACCAATGGTTTGTGCAATGGGACTTGGAAGTCGGATAGAAGCTTCTTTTAATAACTCTAAAATAATTTGCATGGTCATCGCCTCAATCAACGGATGAAACGGTACATGCTCCAAGGACGCTTTGACATTAAAAAGTAGGTCGAATGGAATAATCTCATAATGGTAAGCGACAAGAGAAATATATAAAGCTGGCAGTGAAATCGCAAGAAAAAAACAAAAAAGTCTTACTAAGCGAAAGAATGAGGCGATAAACCACCGGTTATTGTAATCGTCAGACGTTTGATAAAATGCAAAAAATGTTATTGGCATTACGAGCGCAGATGGGCTTCCATCGGTTAAAACAGCAACTCTACCTTCCATTAAACCAAATACAGTCCTGTCTACCCTTTCTGTGCTTAATACTTGTTGAAAAGGAGAATAAGAGTTGTCTTCAATATATGCTTCCATATGTCCGGGAGATTGAACAATATCAACCTTCACGCTTGACAGTCTTCCCTCCACTTCTTTTACGACCTCTTTATTAGCTATTGAAGATACGTATAATAATGCAACACGAGTTTCAGATTCCTTGCCTAATATCCATTCTTTTATTACTAAATTTTTACTTTTTATTTTACTTCTAATGATATTGATGTTCACATTTAAATGCTCGACAAAACCATCACGAGGACCTTTAATCGCTTGCTCGCCCATGGGTTCCTCGATCGCTCTCTTCTCAAACGAAACCGTATCTAAAATAAATGCATACGTTTCGTTTTCTAAAAAAATAACGGTGTTTCCTTGAGAGAGTTTAAAGGCCACATGATCTAGTGATTCTGTTTTGGTAATTTCTTTAACAGCAACCGTATTAATAATGGAATCTGAAGGATGATTTATAATTTGTTGGATCACTTTCGTTTCTAGTGTTTCACTATCAACGAAAGTATTAATAAAAAGCAGCGAAATTTGTTTGTTATTAAAAATTAATTCTCTAACAGATAAGTCATCTGTATGGTGAAGAAATGATTTTATTAAATCGATATTTTCCAATACATTACTAAGAATAGGTCGAGGTGTTGTTGTATGTTTTCGAGAATGTTGGAGTTGAGTTCGTTTCCATTTCTTCTTTTTTAAAAAATACATGAACTAATTCCTCCATGACTAGTGGATCTATGTTAAGTAATTATTAGTTTTTACAATCGAATTAAATTTATGCTAATAA
The Bacillus shivajii DNA segment above includes these coding regions:
- a CDS encoding MarR family winged helix-turn-helix transcriptional regulator; translated protein: MKEIIRSLGLHHPNQTPCGQPISISEAHTIMEIQLKEEVTQSDLTQILNLEKSTVSRLVQQLEKKDWLKRETSPKDQRMKILRLTEKGQKIAQRLETSRIEKFNSILANIPENRHKEVIVALELLIEAIPPRKD
- a CDS encoding spore germination protein, translating into MYFLKKKKWKRTQLQHSRKHTTTPRPILSNVLENIDLIKSFLHHTDDLSVRELIFNNKQISLLFINTFVDSETLETKVIQQIINHPSDSIINTVAVKEITKTESLDHVAFKLSQGNTVIFLENETYAFILDTVSFEKRAIEEPMGEQAIKGPRDGFVEHLNVNINIIRSKIKSKNLVIKEWILGKESETRVALLYVSSIANKEVVKEVEGRLSSVKVDIVQSPGHMEAYIEDNSYSPFQQVLSTERVDRTVFGLMEGRVAVLTDGSPSALVMPITFFAFYQTSDDYNNRWFIASFFRLVRLFCFFLAISLPALYISLVAYHYEIIPFDLLFNVKASLEHVPFHPLIEAMTMQIILELLKEASIRLPSPIAQTIGVVGGLVIGTAVVEASLVSNTMVVIIALTAIASFVVPIHEMGTSVRLLGFPLMLSAYLLGLAGIVFGLMVLLVHLCKLESFGSPYFAPLAPVRLKDFKDTFIRVPLWKMNQRPTTPQPDQEERQRNARGWDNSENK
- a CDS encoding YaiI/YqxD family protein; the protein is MKIYVDADACPVKDIIISEARNFEIPVILVTSLSHFSNAEQPSGVETVYVDSGADAADYRIVKLVEKGDIIVTQDYGLASLGLAKGTIVLHQKGFRYTNDNIDQLLQTRYLSAMARKGGQRTKGPKPFTAEDREQFRHLFKQAISLEK
- the betA gene encoding choline dehydrogenase; translation: MTEKYDVVIIGGGSAGSVLGNRLSEDGTRNVLVLEAGRKDFSWDLLIQMPAALPFPAGKSLYDWKYASEPEPHMGGRRVKHARGKVLGGSSSINGMIYQRGNPMDYERWGADNGMETWDFAHCLPYFKRLETALGSDRDDEWRGHDGPLKLERGPAKNPLFQAFFNAAVEAGHSRTPDVNGFRQEGFGPFDKHVYKGRRLSASRAYLHPAMKRKNLTVKTRAFVASIDFEGTKAKGVTYQRNGKMHQVIADEVILSGGAINTPQLLQLSGVGDAEHLRSLGIKPVVDLPGVGENLQDHLETYIQFACPQPVSQQPNINKARMPWIGLQWLLGRKGPAATNHFEGGGFVRSNEDVKYPNLMFHFLPLAVRYDGQKADTKHGFQVHVGPMYSDARGSLKIRSKNPKEHPSMVYNYLSTEQDRREWIEAVRITREIMSQPAMAPYNSGEISPGPSVQTDEEILEWVAKDAETALHPSCTAKMGPASDRMAVVDPETMKVHGLDNVRVVDASAMPYVTNGNIHAPVLMLAEKAADLILERKPLEPIHADFYRHGVHPADAGTVKS
- a CDS encoding GerAB/ArcD/ProY family transporter, yielding MKTNKQISTNQLLFLVLQSQIGIGVLSLAHDLYLNAFTDGWISIINAGIVNLLFLFIILTLNKQYPQDTLYDFSQKITGMFFGKLFSCLYVLYFISVNILVIHLSTGVLKKWLLPLTPEWILFLVFISVAVYLVKENLRIIARVYVIVSLLVIVLIALILSAYMEVNVKYIFPVGQSGIKNIMLASHEAIVAMLGFELLLIVYPFVQASHKQKVKYSALAVIAVTTLYTFFVFSSYIYFSPDQLAVIPEPLLYMLKAVDYELIERLDLIFLVIWIVPMTTSIGIYIYLSSIGLSKLFRQQDHQKSSFIVGGFVFLFTLIIPSTPEFTKQFGEIISTLSYIFVGGIPLFLLSIVFFKQKIGKRESV
- a CDS encoding Ger(x)C family spore germination protein, with amino-acid sequence MRYKLVIVALISLFVLTSCWDQHLLKDARLIYGASFDLNEDNSLQTTIAIRALTPETISGTEHGSANIVLSAKGNTLRDTRIAQEKELAGQFASNKARVFILGEELAKTDLYSLLDILYRDPRFSIRALLVVTKGRGENILRLNKVQERFISEEVLGLVQEAEDKSYVSRETIQSIFPVMFDPGEDFHLPLIKKTEENQTKIVGMALFNGKKYTGKDLEGDASTVLLLLKNELGETNRFSFVIHPEEEEGRQQIVSFTVSDSNSKVNITTTNDNKVSVDIDLKLKVNIVEYPKEDIIDDAVEEITRELTEKFTEKANHVTQILQEANCDGLGIGRELMAFHPKVWKQLDWKEEYPKVNFSTTVDVEIIGTGILK
- a CDS encoding Spy/CpxP family protein refolding chaperone — translated: MNRTIILLTLLIPIALAGCFSSTEEENSNKMEAETSPYVDLTNQEIKALPEGRIQALLNGAGAGYALSAELNSYPGPLHTLELAIELSLSDEQRETTEELYNGMKEEAQKIGEQIVNLELQLENAFRSKDITKNDVDNITNQISTLDGKLRSVHLKAHIDMIDVLTNEQIKMYDELRGYSSDHDHTDHDHHHGHGH